In the Nitrospira sp. genome, CGTACAATTGTTCGCATCCGCGATTCCAGTCCAGAATGCCTCGGTGGGTGTCCCAGGAAAAAATCGGCTCGTACGACAATTCGATCTGGCGGCGTTGTTGATTCACGGTTTCTTCGGCGTGTTTCCGTTCCGTGATATCGCGGGCGATCGTGGACACTGCCGTCACCAAGCCGTTCGCATCGACGATAGGAGACACCGTCAAGGACACCTGGATGGGATGCCCGTCTTGGTGGACTCGCACGCTCTCGAATTGCTGGATGCGGATTCCGGCTTTGATCTGTTCGATAAGAATCGATTCTTCTGCTTGGCGGTCAGGCGGCAGGATCAACGAAATCGGTCGGCCGATCATGTCGTCTGCGGAGTAGCCGAACATGAGCTCGGCGCTTTTGTTCCACGAAAGAAGGCGGCCGTCGAGCGATTTGCTCATGATCGCGTCCGAGGATGATTCTACGATGGCGGCCAGCCTCCCCTGGACCGCTTGGGCTTCCTGCCGATCATGGATGTCCGCATAGGTTCCCACCCATTTCACGACGTGGCCGTCACGGTCTCGGAGTGGTGTCGCATGGGCGTGGAACCACCGGTACAGACCATCCGCCCGCTTGAACCGCAATTCTGCGTCGAGGGGACGTCCGTGAGCCACGGCCTCGCGCCATTGCTCGGTGATTCTTGGGCGATCGTCGAGATGGACGTGCTGGAGACATCCGGTGCTGAACGGCTCGTCCGCAGGCCGGCCCGTGTACTGTCTCCATTGTGGGCTGAGATAGTCGCAGGTTCCGTCGGCTAGGCAGGTCCAGATTGGTAAGGGAAGGGATTCGACCAGCTCGCGAAACCGGCGTTCGCTGGCGGCCAGCTCCTGCTGCACCTGTTTGCTTTGCGCCAGTTCCTGTTCGAGGCGCTGGTTGGCGATGAGCAATGCGGTCGTGCGCTCCGCCACCAGGGCTTCGAGCGACTGATGACTCTGCCGCAAGGCGGCTTCCGCGCGCTTGCGTTCCGTCATGTCGATGAGCGTGGATCGGCTCAAGGCAAAGTGTCCCTGGGAGTCGGTCACGGCAGTCGCGTTGAGCAGAATGGGGAACATCGAGCCATCTTTTCGCACCAATTCGAATTCGAGATCATGGATATGTCCGGCTTTGATAAATTGCGGGAATCGTTCTTTGAACAGAGCCACCCCCGCCGGGGTGACGAGGTCGGTAAATCGCTTCGTACCGATGATCTCTTCTCTTGTGTACCCCAACCAAGCCAGCTCGGTTTGGTTCATGGCGACAATGAGGCCGGTGGCGTCGAGTGAATGGTAGCCGCAGGGGGCTCGGTCGTACAGGTCTTGCACGTCCGCGGCGTTTTTCTGCAGCAGCAGCGATCGTTCACGAAGCGCCTCATGTTCAATGGCCATCGTGGCCGACTTGACCAATTCGTGGGTCAAGCACTTCTGCCGATCGACCAAATAGGCCGTGAGTGGGAAGAGGACGAGGCTGAAGGCGCGGCTGACTTGCGATAGCCACACCGGCACGCCGGGTAGGTCGTCGGAGACGACATAGCCCACACAGGTCAGTCCTGTGCAGCACAGCCCCACGGCGTGGGAACTCCAGCGAGAGGATGTCCAAGAGGTGAGGACAATCGGCAGGGTATAGAGCACCCAGACAGGAATGTTGCGAGGGGTGAGGCAGTCCAACAGAAAGATGCCGGCGACCAGGACGGCAATCAATGCGAAAAGACCAAGTTCGCGGACGCGAGGCGTCAGTGTCCCGGTCGTGTGTCCGAGGAGACCAACCATGGTCATGGAGCTCCTGAATGCGTGGAGCGAAACGGTCGCTCCCACTACTGCAGCGAGCAATCAACCGTGCAGATCACTATGAGTAAAAACAACGAAAGCCAACAGATGCGATAGGCCCTAGTAGTGGTACTAGGGCCCGTGGTGGGAATGCCAGGGCCGGAAAGCCAGCATGTGACTGGCGCGGTGTTAGAAATTGGTTTCGATACTGGCGGAGGTTTTATTCAAGACGGTCGCTGCGGCCTTCGAAA is a window encoding:
- a CDS encoding PAS domain S-box protein; this translates as MTMVGLLGHTTGTLTPRVRELGLFALIAVLVAGIFLLDCLTPRNIPVWVLYTLPIVLTSWTSSRWSSHAVGLCCTGLTCVGYVVSDDLPGVPVWLSQVSRAFSLVLFPLTAYLVDRQKCLTHELVKSATMAIEHEALRERSLLLQKNAADVQDLYDRAPCGYHSLDATGLIVAMNQTELAWLGYTREEIIGTKRFTDLVTPAGVALFKERFPQFIKAGHIHDLEFELVRKDGSMFPILLNATAVTDSQGHFALSRSTLIDMTERKRAEAALRQSHQSLEALVAERTTALLIANQRLEQELAQSKQVQQELAASERRFRELVESLPLPIWTCLADGTCDYLSPQWRQYTGRPADEPFSTGCLQHVHLDDRPRITEQWREAVAHGRPLDAELRFKRADGLYRWFHAHATPLRDRDGHVVKWVGTYADIHDRQEAQAVQGRLAAIVESSSDAIMSKSLDGRLLSWNKSAELMFGYSADDMIGRPISLILPPDRQAEESILIEQIKAGIRIQQFESVRVHQDGHPIQVSLTVSPIVDANGLVTAVSTIARDITERKHAEETVNQQRRQIELSYEPIFSWDTHRGILDWNRGCEQLYGYTRAEAIGRSSHALLKSTPPCPLETIYAELETTGAWTGELHHRTKDGREVLVESRWGLVKTGGHHLVLETNRDITERRQAEVMILKKNKDLETLLYVTSHDLKEPLRAIESFSLLLQERYAARLDEKGQDFLRRIVRATQRLDQLLTDILDLSRAQRMEPPVDEIDADHLIQEVIRRLERRIKTTGANIAIRSPLPHLRVNTTWAIQGLYNLVANALKFVAPGESPDIEIAAHVEIDPEGEEYAGLVVRDRGTGVPADQRERIFELFRRAVGRDIEGTGAGLAIVRQVAERHGGRAWVSPREGGGSEFFITFGMNRHVAREVRP